Below is a window of Populus alba chromosome 2, ASM523922v2, whole genome shotgun sequence DNA.
GACAAGTAGAAAGATATGGAGAACTTACAATTCCTTTCTGATGCTTCCAGAGGACCTTCAACAGCACTAAATGATGAGGGAACTACGAGTGACATGAGGTCAGAGAGTGCAGAAAGACTGTAGTTctgaaagaaaggaaatttgAGCTCACTTCTCACTGATGACACTCCAGGAGGAGCCTCCATTACAATGGATGAAGGACAATCATCTAAAGAAATAAGCTCAGGTAGTGCAGAAGGATAGTTTTCATGATCAGCTTGCTGCCCGTTCAGATCAACATCAGAACCCAAGCTTCTCAAGGAATGATGCGTCATCTTCTCTGAGCTTATACCATCAGTCAGTGTTTTGGGTGGAACTGTGGACTCTTCCTTCAGCTCTTTCATTTTGTTACCAATACTACTgccttcatcatcatcaaaaaatGGAAATTCAGAaccagaatcaaaagtgaactTGAGCTCAGCGTATCCTACATGAGAGCGGGGATTGTAATCACACCTTACAAGACGGTGAGATGTTACACACCCAGgaaatttctctctctttttcctcaTATTTTCACGGCGGGTCAGATGACGGGGCAAAGGAATATTGAGCTTAGTCATCCCACTCCTTGGTGATTTCAGTTGGGCTTTTCTGTTTGAAGTTTGTCTTGATCTCTTGCAACATGAGCACATCCTCGTAACAACAGAACCAGAAACAAGCTCCATGTTCTGCAATGAGTTCTGGAAACCAGGAGCACCAATATCAAACCCAAACTTACCCATCAACAGCCTGTTTATGTCTGGGCTTGGTACACTCTTCATAGTGGATGACAATAGGCATTCCTCACACATACCGTAGCCATCAGCAAGCTTCCCATGAATGTGACAAGAAATCCAGGTTGATATTTCAGATCTATGGTTGctgcaaattaaatttttataaaatccagGTTTTTCATTTCCCAGAAAATGATCGAGCCTGGAACAAAACATGCAAGGTATTTGCAATCCGCAATGACTTGCAAATTTTGTTAGCAGATACGACAGTATAGCATCAATAAGCAGCCAACAGAGCAAAAACCATTCACAAGCTGCAGATTGTAGAACTGTTGTGAACCTCTGCAGATTCCTCTGTACTTTAATAAATGAAGTGCCAGTTGCAGCCATTCCCACCAGAAACACACTAACACTTCATGAATTTCTGAATTCACTGAATAGAAAAAAAGGCTATTATTCACCAAAATACTGAATTCACCAATCATCCAAATGCATATTGTCTAAATTCAAAGCAGCAAGTTGCCACAACCCCCAGAAACCAGAAACAATTAAGTCTCAGAAATAcctaaattacaaataaatctgCAGCgatgcttttgaaaaattaataaagtagAAATATCTTAGAAATAAAAGGATACTCAACTCTACTGTCCACTCTTACACatgttttaatgataaataaggCACAAATAAAAGGATCGTGAACTGGGAAAAACCCTCATAAGAATGGACAGTTGGAACAAATTCTTCAATAACCTTCAAAGAGATGGAAACCTGGCTctgaattcaaaagaaaaacagtaCAGATTTAGCCCTAGCCAGTTGCACAATGCAGTAATGAAATCAACCGGCAACCAACAAGAAGAATACTAATCACCATAAAGAAAAAGATCCTCCACCGAACCCAACTGCACAACATAATACTAGAATCAGCTAACAACCACCATAATGATGacaaacatcaaattaaatGTGCAAACCAAACCGATTAATGCTAAGAGGCCAAAACCAGATTCACTTTTGAGATTGCCTTCATACTTAGTCCCtcccaaaaattaaaaacaaaaaacaacagattattacttctgaatttcTCATAATCATGAATTAACTAACATTTCTGCATGCATGATCTGCACCTTTTCAACGTTAACAACACAAATGCCGACGGGTTAAGAACGGGCTAAACCAAACATTATACATGCAAAGCAAGAGGGTCAATGAGAAATACACTGTACAAGGCAACTACAAcacagaatatttttttttttaaaattgcacTTTAGAACAAGCGTTTCGATGACAGGCAACAAAATGAAAACCTGAGAAGGAATAAAATGTACCTGGGACACGATGGAATTTATAGAGGAAGAGAATAGAAGAACACAGGCTACACAGCCATATTAAAAGATTACAAATTTGagaacaaaattagaaaagagagaaaagaaagtacTGATAAGAGGGAGATTTATAAGGTGGTTGATTATTACTGAGAAAAATGAGTGACCGTGTCTTTGGTACTTATATGGTTCCCAAATAAAGGGAAAGCTTTAGAATTTAAGTAATGGTTTGGTGATTGCCAAAATAGAAATACAAATGCCATCTGCCAACTCTCTGGACAGGTGTTTAACCTTAATTGTTGCATTCTTTTTCCAGGCTTAGAGATATCATTAGATTTAACATATTTAGTGTAATCAAAGACattcttaaacataaattaCTTATAAATTACATACATTTTAATGTTAAGTTCTGAATTCAATAGGATAAAAGGAAAGATCTAAACTTTCTAACCGAAATGTTCATGAAGTTATACttataacttgtttttattaCCATCTTGTTCAAGGAAGGCCCTCGGCTTGGAATCGAGCTTATATCGAAGGATAAATTACTtgttatagataaaaataatcatgattaATATCTTATGCTTCAATGCCTAAAATCATCATGcaaagcaaagaaagaaaatggaccTCAACTACTAACGCAcagctttcttttttgttcagaaAATGGATCCCCGCGACTTACATCTAGCCATCTTCATAGTGGATAGTTGAAAGCAGCAATGGAACATTTCAAAGAGTTCTAATTAGCTCTGTTTCTTTTCCGGCTTGAAGAATCTTTCAGATTTCAATAATCGATTCTGACAAATCATTTGGGTTTAAAAAATGGGTCGGAAGATCAGCATAATCTTCGAACATTGCAAACCTATCATTAGAGGTTGCTACAAATGCCGATTTGTTCAAATTCAATGGTGTTCATCACATTAATACTACCATCATAGAcatttaatacttcaatcatgattttttttggatatatataaatttagtatttttttttcaaagttatcAAACTAGTAGCTGATTAAAGGATTGAATTACACTGCTCACAAGTTAAGTGGATTAACCAAGttaatccaaattaattttaaaataatattgcttttaaaaattttaaaaataaaaaagtaaatcagattgagatttttaatttatgaaaccgttaatttaaaatgatattttatgggaaaaaaagagttaaattaagatttttatttggtattgtaaattaattaattaacttacaAAGTTAACTGAGTTAATTTTATTCTAGTTTAatataaaacctaatttaaaCTAAATTCTAGAATTAATAATCACCAAGTTAATTTTTCGAGTCCAACCAAgtttgcttttttatatttgtaacgGAGGTTTTTACAAGAAACTTTCGATGTCACTGTCACCCCTCTCTAAAAAACCCAAACCAATTAACAGAATAATATCACGTTCAAGGCccatcattttcaaaaattagtATTAATTGGACAAGGGCTGGGCGAACACAGGCCTAGGCCTGAGCGAACCGCCAACCTACTACACGGGCCTTTTATAGCACAATGACCCAGTCCAGGTAAGTAAATCCCTTGGCCCAGCTttatattccctccttcatctCCACTCTTGAGCAAGGTTGGATTGATGAAGGGATTCTTGGGACCTTTACGTGTAAGTTTAAGTCTTgtgttttgtatttgatttcttacttttttggttttcataatttgatggagatgatgatgatgaggtggGTTTGTATTGCAGAGGCTTGGAGGTATTAGAGGCTACTCAGGGACGTTTAAGAGATCACAGTTGCGGCTTGAAGGGGTTAAGGATGTTATTGCTGTTGCTTCTGGTAAAGGTGGCGTTGGAAAATCCACCACTGCtggtatttgtttttggtttccatctctttttttcatgtttttcctaCTTTCTAGGCTCGGGGGACTTGAGTTGAAAGGGTTTGTTTCATTTGGAGCTTTTAAGCAagcttttttttcatgattcttGTTAAAAAGAAGAGTCTTTTTTAGTGTTATCAGACTAATATGGAGAAGATACGTGTTGGGATTTGGGGCAGGTGATAGATGTTAGCATGAAGGagaattttcctttctttttgtcaGTTTTGCTGAGCTGATGAGGCAATTAGGTGGTTGCATAATTTTCCAACTTCTGGGTCAATGATCGTGCTAATTTTTGTGAAATGACTACTTCATTAGTTttcattttgaaatatttgttttttatgtgatgttgtAAAAAGTAGTGGAAGGTGGAAACTAACTTCAAATTGTAAGTTATGCGACTAGAGATCggtttctttgaatttaaatgCGATTACCGTGTTATGTGCCTTGTCTTTATACATATGGTTAAATGCTGATTGATTGGATTCATTTAAGCATACTGTTGGATCTGCAGTTAATTTGGCTGTTGCACTTGCAAAGAATTGCCAACTAAAGGTGGGCCTGCTTGATGCTGATGTTTATGGACCATCTGTTCCTATGATGATGAAGATTGACAGGAAGCCAGATATTACTGAAGGTAAtgctttaattttctaatattttcaaGAAGGTACGTTGTCAATTTATGGTAGCAGTTTAAATGGATATCAATAAGTTGATCTTGTAAGTGTAATAGCAAGGGGTTTGAGATAGTAAGAAGTTGTTCCTGAGCTATTTTAAGGTTGTTTCCTAACTTTAGTCGATTTCATACTTCAGCgttctcatttctcattttcacTATTGAATTATGTATTGTGTTTTGTACCTTGCTTAAtgtgtattttgaaaacatacTGAAATACACGAGCAAGTGAATTTATCCTGTAAGTCATCTTTGATCCTCCCCCCTCTCACCCTCGTTCTTCATGCATGGCAGATGCAAATGCCAGAGAATGAgttcttgttcttttaatttcttttacatCAGTATTCTTCAACATGGCTAGAAGTTGTGTGAATTTAATATCTAGTGGGAACTTGAGGTCATACAAGATCACACCCAAACACATGTAAGAGAGGAACATAACTTCCCTCTCGCTCACTCTTGCAGATAAAAAGATGATTCCAATTGAGAACTATGGAGTTAAGTGCATGTCAATGGGATTTCTTGTTGAGAAGGATGCCCCTATTGTATGGAGAGGTCCCATGGTACGTTAGTCTGTTATATATTTCCTTCATTAGGTTAATTCATCTTTCAGATGGGATGCGATCTACATTAAGTGGTCTTTTATGAGcaacttaaacaaaatttcaacaatttgttgttaattaatgtaaagatgatattttcccttttcttttagtgCAGGTGATGAGTGCTCTTGCCAAAATGACTAGGGGAGTTGATTGGGGAAATCTTGACATTCTTGTGGTGGATATGCCCCCTGGCACTGGCGATGCACAACTAACCATGACTCAAAATCTGCAGCTCTCTGGTGAGCAAAGCTTTTTTCAATTAGCCaagggaaaaaagaagcaatGCTCTCCATTTCCAGTTTAGGTTTCTTTGAAGTTTTGCTGATTTAATTATCTAATTGATGACTGCCATTATGCTGACACTGTGACCATTATATTGAAAATGATTTAGCTGAATATTTCATTTGgctttttttctcattatattGTTGTGGATATATATTGGTTTCTTTCCAACCATTCCATAAGCAGTAAAACCTTTGCCTTGATAATTAAGTGGAAAAATTGTGATGATCTCCAGGTGCTTTTGTTGATTCATTCAGCCTGTTTTCCACATGTTATATAACACCCTATATCCAAGTAGGGGCCAAAAAAGAAagcttttcttattttattgtcaacAAGTGACTCTGATTCGGTAACATATATTCTGCTTGTACAGGTGCATTGATTGTTTCAACTCCACAAGATATTGCTTTGATGGATGCTCGTCGAGGAGCTAATATGTTCTCTAAAGTTGATGTTCCTGTATGATCATTTCTTTTGCTAAAATCTGAAGATGTCATTTCATTCAGTaactagtgaaaaaaatcagTAATTTGGCTTAGATAATGGAGAATTATTGGATCTTGCATAAAAGCTTATTATGATCGGTGCCATGAGATTTTTGGTTATAAGTCACAATGGTTACAACAGACAATGCATTTATAAGTTTTGGGGCTCAATATGCATGTGAAACATGCTAGCATCCGTTGGTGGATGGATATGTTTCTCTTGCATGCATGTGCTGTCCCTAAACTGAAATCAAGTGCATCTGCTACTTGCCATGGAGGGATATGGGATTTATATTCTATTGTTTGTCATCTTctatagtaaaggaaataaaaCCTGCTTTAAATAATCTATTTATAAGTATTCTAATGACGTTTACAGATTTTGGGATTTGTAGAGAACATGAGTTTCTTCAAATGCCCACATTGTGGTGAGCCTTCATTCATTTTTGGGAAAGAAGGAACTAGAAATGCAGCTGCTTCAATGGGTTACAAATTAATCGGTGAGGtatgccaattttttttttttttttaaaaaaaaaacagcttaaagTGTCCTTGAGGTGCTGGACCTTGGTTCGGTATTTTTGGAAAACGAGGAATTCTGATATTCTTCTTGtcttagtcttcttgttgcATCTTCGGCACATTCCAAGCTGTCTTATGTTTTGATTTACGTTGGACATGATGAACGCTTCCTTTTGATGAATCTACTTGATTTGTAACTAGCAATTAACTTTCATTGACATTATGATTTTTCAGATACCATTGGAAGTAGACATTAGAAAAGGTTCCGATGAAGGTGTCCCTGTTGTAATTTCAGCACCTGATTCTGTGATCTCCAAAGCATATGGTGATACAGCACAGAATGTTGTCAGCAAACTTGAGGAATTGGCAAAGGAACAATCTCTCCACCCAGAGATTAATCTGTAAAAACTTTGCTAGACGAACAGTTTTCCTCCCCTCCCTTGACCAAGATCTTGTACCCATCGACTACTTGTTCACGATTTTCCAATTTCCTTAGCTGCTATAGCATGCCAATTTTAACATCTCTTGTCCTTTTCGTTGTTTGAATATGTTAATGTATTTTAGGATTAGGGCATATGAAAAGTTGAGAGCAATTTGCTCCAGCTGATCTCAGCCAGTGATTCTGTTCTCTCTCGAGATTATTTGACTAAACTGCAAGTGTGTGGAACAATGGGGGTATGTATGTGTTGGTCTTTCCTGACATCATATCCAGTCTAGCCACCATATGgacattgattttaatttttcttgaagtTATAGCACTAATATAAGAtttcatttattcttgaattgtcTCAAAAAGGGAATCCTGCTGTTACAGTGACTTACTGGTGACTTCATTTTTAGGTTACAGATAAGTATTTGAAACACTTTTGTTCACATAACTCAATTAATTCTTACCGAAGTCATCATAGGAggaaaaaccttttaaaaattgCAAAAGCCCACATAGGTTTTGAAGGAAAAACTTGTAGGTCAAGGCATCATACTGGTAGCCTGGTAGTCTTTCTGCAATTAGGATGAGCATATCATGTGTGTCCTTTCCGTGTTTGTACCTTTGCTTACAAGAGATTGATTCGTGGTGCTGAGCTTGTTGCAACTCAGGATTGTTTTGGAATATCTCTTGGGGATTTGCAACTTGGTCTTTGCTACTTTAGAATCACCTTTTAACAGCATGTATTCTCATCCACAGAGAGGAAACTAGAATGTGAATCCAGCGTGTCAGCTTCAAAGTGGATgtattcttcttctcctctctttttttatccagAGATTCGGAGGGTTCTTTCCTGTGAGGCAAGTGTATCTCAtttaattacaaattacaaTTTACAATATAATATAGTGAGTAAGATaggtttaaaaatgaaaattcgcccacaataattaaatcatgaGATTCCAATGCAATTACTATACAAGACTTTTTGACTGTCAATATGACCTAATTCACCTATTGGAATTCATTggatatattttgttatttgggATCCAGTAATCGATCGCATCCACACTTCTACTTTGTTCTTTTCGTTTCTTCACAATCTTCTTGGCCAGGCTACTAGCAAATCATCCATGACCATGGCATTCacagaattttctttttcttacagCCTCTTTTTTATTCAGATACGAGATGATATATagtatgaaaattataaatctaaGTTAACAAGGAAAAACCCCGAAATATGAAGAGTTTTATCCCAATTTTGAGTGTTGGGATAttcaaaaggaataaaaaaatatatttttattcgtgtttacaatattaaaatatattattaaaaacaataaagctTCTATCATGCATGCACATGAAGGATCAATAGAGCTATCTTTTCTCTAATTTCTCCTTATTAATGAATTcgaaatattaaaaatggaaCCTTGCAAGAGAAAGGAAATTAAGGAAAGAAAACCAAAGAACGAAAAGCTGATCGTCAAAGATTCCTAGACAACAACAAGAGGagatcaaaaaaacaaacaacatcgTTAAATATTAACACATTCCTCTCAATTTCCttccattcttcttctttcctctcAATCTCCCACCCCTGAATGCATCACTGCACTGTAACCCTCGAATCTCCACTCCCTTATCATGCACCCTCTTCTCACCCGATCTTCTCTCCCCCTCTTCACCCTAGACATTTTATCCTCCCGTTTTCCCCTCCAAAAACTGGAGGACTCCATCGCCGCCACCACTCCGTTTTCACCTGCAAAGGAATCCAACTTTCCGTCCCCAGTCATGGCTCGGCCTCGCTTGTCCCTTCAAACGGTAACGGTGCTGCTATTCATGACTGGAAATTAAGGAGTGTTGGTCTAAAAAGTATTGATGTTGCCACTCTGGGAAATCTGTGTGTTGATATTGTTCTTAATGTTCCAAAATTGCCCCCTCGTTCTCGTGAGGCTCGTTTTGCTTATACGCAAGAGCTGTCCAAGTCTCCACCTGATAGGGTACCGTTTGCTCTTCTTTTAGCTaattttaattacttaatttttGGATTCAGTCAGTGCCCAGTATATATTCCATTGGAAAACATAAAGTTTGAGTATCGTATTAGTAGCTTTTAATTTGTTACCTTGTTGATTAATATGGTTTTTGCagaatatattttgattattatatgcTGAAAGGAATGAGGTTTAGTTCCTTTTATCTATATTagcttttcatttgttttttgattgattCTTATGTGATTTTTGCAAGTTGAGGTAATGATGTTAGTATTTAATATGAGGAAATGATTTGCATCCAAATAATAacaacaaggaaaagaaataaagtttgagTCTTTCATTAAGTAACCCATTTGTTTATGTTTGCTGTTGATTTGGTTTAGGGttgattaatgttatttttggaaaaataaattagcattTAACTCGTTATCTTAAGAATGACATGGGAAAGCAATTGCATTAGTGACCCATTTGTCTATATTGGTTGTAGTTTGTTCCTAAAAGTGATTTCTTTCGCAAGTAGAAATACTGGGAAGCTGGCGGTAACTGCAATATGGCTATAGCAGCTGCAAGATTGGGACTTCATTGCTCCACGATTGGTCATGTGGGTGATGAAATATATGGGCAGTTTTTGCTAGATGTGCTTCACGAGGAGAGGATTAGCATGGTTGGGATGagtgaagatgatgatattgtTGATAGTTCTAGTGCCTCTTATGAGACCCTTTTGTGCTGGGTTCTTGTTGACCCTTTGCAAAGACATGGATTTTGTAGGTAAAAGCTTTCCTGGCTGTGCATAATTAGATTGctattttcattcaaaaaaagaatagattgCTATCATCCTTTTGTGCTCAAAAGGATATCTTTGTGTCGCTTTTGTTGTTTTCAGTCGAGCAGATTTCTCTAAGGAGCCTGCTTTTAGCTGGATGAGTAAATTATCAGGAGAAGTAAAGGTGGCTATTAAACAGTCAAAGATCCTGTTCTGCAATGGTTTTGGCTTTGATGAGCTCTCCCCAGGTCTGATAATGTTAGCTCTAGATTATGCCGTTGACGTTGGGACATCTATTTTCTTTGATCCCGGACCCCGTGGAAAGAGTCTTGTGACTGGTTCACCTGAAGAACGACAAGCACTTCGCCATATCTTGAAGATGAGCGATGTTCTTCTTCTAACATCCGATGAGGTTTGACCAAGAATCTTCTTAATTTGAATGTCTCAATATTAGTTTCAGTTCTCAGCAAAACACAATCACTTTAATCTTCTATCGCAAGGTCAAAACTAATCCAATATTGAAAACAATTCCAAAATTCAGATTATccaaagtaaaaatattaataataataataataacaataacataaGATCAGATTTGCTTGTGAGGTTGTTTATGTCCCATATATTGGCACATGTGTATACCTAGAGTCTtacaaaataatagaaaagttTGAGCATGCATGGAATGGTTGGTAAAACAAATTTTTAGAATCCTCTATTTGATGTAAAACATATaactaaatttgaaaagttgtaTGGAGAGTTGTGGATGAGCTAGTCTGGATCATGCAATGAAACTAACGTCAAtatgtaaattattatttctcaaaaaataagaattttcatAGTGCAAACTGATTGTTAAATGAACTAGTTCTATTAAGCACTTTCCAATAAGAATCTTCCCTAGAAGTGTTTGaacgtctatatatatatatatgctaacaTAGAACCTTACTGCAAGATTTTCATCTATAACTGTTGCCTTGTTCTTTGGATATGATGTCGACTGCAGATTGTTGCATACTTCTATGGAATCAATAAGTACTGAAATCGTACATGGCTCAGGAATGCTTGTTCATGGATACACAGCATGACTAAAATGCTCAAAACTCATCCAACCTAAGAGCATCCTTTGTGTGTTTTAGCCACGAATTATTAGAATATCAGTTTTAGATTTCTCCTTAACCATTATACGCTTGAGTTCTTTCCTTTTTGGTTAATCTTGGAGCTTTTTATGACTGTTGCAGGTAGTTTTGTACGCCTTTGCCTTTAGACCATTTAACTCCTCTTCCATTTGTGCTTTGAGCTTGCATTCTTTAAGCAGTGTATATACTTGCTGCAGTTCTGATTTAGTTCAGTTACATTAATTATATGCCAGGCTGAGTCATTGACTGGCATAGGAAACCCAATACTAGCAGGGAAAGAATTGCTTAAAAACGGGATACGCACGAAATGGGTGATTGTTAAGATGGGTTCAAGGGGCTCAATTCTAGTCACCACGTCCAGTATATCCTGTGCACCTGCATTCAAGGTAtgatatttctttgattttcagaGTCGTTTGACGCTGCAATCTTATTGTATATCCTTGAAACCTTGCATCTTATTCTCCCACAGAATGCCTTAGTTTTAGGATGTTTTTATTACATCTTGTTTGAATGTGTTCATCGTTAATTTAAGCCATGCACTGCCTCATTAACTGGACATTGCTGAATCCTTATAGCTGTCAAAACCTGAGAGGATGCAAAAACCAAGAGCATGCCATGTAGTGAACATTCTTTTATACTAATCATCTTTAACCAtgtgagtttttcttttctacacCCATATAGCTTGAAAAGTGGAAAGTAAAATCTTGATCTATATCTTGAGTGGATAGTCCAATATTTCATGTTAGTGTAACTCTTATTTCCATTGCATGTCCTGAAAAATGGAAAGTAAGATTTTGATTAGTTTTCTAAATGTGATCAGGTGAATGTCATTGACACTGTTGGATGTGGAGATAGTTTTGTAGCTGCTATTGCATTTGGTTATATCCATAATATGCCCTTGGTACATACATTGGCGATCGCAAACGCGGTAGGTGCTGCAACTGCCATGGGCTGTGGTGCTGGTCGTAATGTGGCTACCTTGGATAAAGTAACTGAACTCATGAGAGCATCAGACATGAAAGAGGATGATGAATTCTGGAGTGAACTGGTAAAAGATTTGGACACTGAGGAAATCACGTTTCTGTCAAAAATGGTCATAAATGGAAGGAACATTCAAGTAAACCACATCGCTCTACAAAAAGTGGTTTCTGAACTGCTGCCTAAGCTTGAAAATAGGTGGCTAGAGGGAAAAGTGGTTTCTTGATGGATGCAATAGAACGCATGCAGCTGCTTAGaatcaatttggtttttgagGAACTAATTCATCCCCTCGATTTCATTGGGAGTTCTCCTTGCCATGAA
It encodes the following:
- the LOC118049433 gene encoding iron-sulfur protein required for NADH dehydrogenase, mitochondrial isoform X1; protein product: MKGFLGPLRRLGGIRGYSGTFKRSQLRLEGVKDVIAVASGKGGVGKSTTAVNLAVALAKNCQLKVGLLDADVYGPSVPMMMKIDRKPDITEDKKMIPIENYGVKCMSMGFLVEKDAPIVWRGPMVMSALAKMTRGVDWGNLDILVVDMPPGTGDAQLTMTQNLQLSGALIVSTPQDIALMDARRGANMFSKVDVPILGFVENMSFFKCPHCGEPSFIFGKEGTRNAAASMGYKLIGEIPLEVDIRKGSDEGVPVVISAPDSVISKAYGDTAQNVVSKLEELAKEQSLHPEINL
- the LOC118049433 gene encoding iron-sulfur protein required for NADH dehydrogenase, mitochondrial isoform X2, which gives rise to MKGFLGPLRRLGGIRGYSGTFKRSQLRLEGVKDVIAVASGKGGVGKSTTAVNLAVALAKNCQLKVGLLDADVYGPSVPMMMKIDRKPDITEDKKMIPIENYGVKCMSMGFLVEKDAPIVWRGPMVMSALAKMTRGVDWGNLDILVVDMPPGTGDAQLTMTQNLQLSGALIVSTPQDIALMDARRGANMFSKVDVPILGFVENMSFFKCPHCGEPSFIFGKEGTRNAAASMGYKLIDTIGSRH
- the LOC118049432 gene encoding fructokinase-1 isoform X2; translation: MAIAAARLGLHCSTIGHVGDEIYGQFLLDVLHEERISMVGMSEDDDIVDSSSASYETLLCWVLVDPLQRHGFCSRADFSKEPAFSWMSKLSGEVKVAIKQSKILFCNGFGFDELSPGLIMLALDYAVDVGTSIFFDPGPRGKSLVTGSPEERQALRHILKMSDVLLLTSDEAESLTGIGNPILAGKELLKNGIRTKWVIVKMGSRGSILVTTSSISCAPAFKVNVIDTVGCGDSFVAAIAFGYIHNMPLVHTLAIANAVGAATAMGCGAGRNVATLDKVTELMRASDMKEDDEFWSELVKDLDTEEITFLSKMVINGRNIQVNHIALQKVVSELLPKLENRWLEGKVVS
- the LOC118049432 gene encoding fructokinase-1 isoform X1 encodes the protein MHHCTVTLESPLPYHAPSSHPIFSPPLHPRHFILPFSPPKTGGLHRRHHSVFTCKGIQLSVPSHGSASLVPSNGNGAAIHDWKLRSVGLKSIDVATLGNLCVDIVLNVPKLPPRSREARFAYTQELSKSPPDRKYWEAGGNCNMAIAAARLGLHCSTIGHVGDEIYGQFLLDVLHEERISMVGMSEDDDIVDSSSASYETLLCWVLVDPLQRHGFCSRADFSKEPAFSWMSKLSGEVKVAIKQSKILFCNGFGFDELSPGLIMLALDYAVDVGTSIFFDPGPRGKSLVTGSPEERQALRHILKMSDVLLLTSDEAESLTGIGNPILAGKELLKNGIRTKWVIVKMGSRGSILVTTSSISCAPAFKVNVIDTVGCGDSFVAAIAFGYIHNMPLVHTLAIANAVGAATAMGCGAGRNVATLDKVTELMRASDMKEDDEFWSELVKDLDTEEITFLSKMVINGRNIQVNHIALQKVVSELLPKLENRWLEGKVVS